Proteins encoded within one genomic window of Komagataella phaffii GS115 chromosome 3, complete sequence:
- a CDS encoding mitochondrial 37S ribosomal protein MRP4 yields the protein MSNMSLVRRIGVLRSFAFKRPYSISSDIDKSHSYKDIDQRLKYDEIRGKIRALGSLSEEQANDLLTEYNLDQKDHVDFRNMLKDFLDEFLNKEEIKLNVGSSNIGTNVRNSNKFPFLNSTPPNKEYSIQELFVRQYHHSQQVNSLGASLTNVYKPHEDVLNPKKANELSIKTLLAAGVHLGHSTSLYRPSTQPFIYGEYKGLHIIDLEQTLIYLKRASKVVQGVAEKGGLILFLGTRDGQRRSLEEAASRVKGYFVSSRWIPGTLTNCTEISGTWQRHEVDLEDTPTGRNLEGDELSSLVKPDLIVILNPVENRNALKEAMYARVPTIGIVDTDSEPSLVTYPVPGNDDSNRSTDLILGVLSKAGELGRRRRLEKVQQYRQLM from the coding sequence ATGAGCAACATGTCATTGGTTCGAAGAATCGGTGTGCTAAGGTCTTTTGCCTTTAAAAGACCATATAGTATCTCTTCGGACATTGATAAATCCCATAGCTATAAAGACATTGATCAGCGCCTGAAGTATGATGAAATACGAGGCAAAATACGAGCTCTTGGATCCCTTTCAGAAGAACAAGCAAATGACTTATTGACAGAGTACAATTTGGACCAGAAGGACCACGTAGATTTCAGGAATATGCTTAAGGACTTTTTGGATGAATTTCTGAAcaaggaagaaatcaaattgAATGTTGGAAGTTCTAACATTGGGACCAACGTAAGAAACAGTAACAAATTTCCCTTCTTGAACTCCACCCCTCCAAATAAAGAATATTCGATACAAGAACTATTTGTACGCCAATACCATCATTCACAGCAGGTAAATTCTCTCGGTGCTTCTTTAACTAACGTTTACAAACCCCATGAAGATGTTTTGAATCCTAAGAAAGCAAATGAGTTGTCTATCAAAACTTTACTGGCTGCAGGGGTCCATTTAGGACATTCGACATCCCTTTATAGGCCATCCACGCAACCCTTCATATATGGTGAGTACAAAGGATTACACATTATAGACTTGGAACAGACATTGATATACTTAAAGAGAGCTTCAAAAGTTGTTCAAGGCGTTGCTGAGAAAGGCGGcttgattttgtttttgggaACCAGAGATGgacaaagaagatctttaGAGGAAGCTGCAAGTAGAGTGAAGGGTTACTTTGTGTCCTCAAGATGGATACCCGGGACTTTGACCAACTGCACTGAAATCAGTGGCACCTGGCAGAGACATGAGGTAGACCTAGAAGACACTCCTACTGGTAGAAATTTGGAAGGTGATGAATTAAGTTCCCTTGTAAAACCTGACCTTATTGTAATTTTAAACCCTGTTGAGAACAGGaatgctttgaaagaagcaATGTACGCTCGTGTTCCTACGATTGGCATCGTGGACACGGACTCAGAGCCGTCACTGGTTACTTATCCAGTTCCAGGCAATGATGATTCTAATCGATCAACTGATTTGATTCTTGGGGTCCTCTCAAAAGCTGGTGAACTAGGACGCCGTCGGCGTCTCGAGAAAGTCCAGCAATACAGGCAGCTTATGTAG